From Apium graveolens cultivar Ventura chromosome 9, ASM990537v1, whole genome shotgun sequence, the proteins below share one genomic window:
- the LOC141684332 gene encoding phospholipase D beta 1-like: protein MAEPVFSHSQSDASNHGQGVQILPFKTSKVSLKFLLLHGNLDIWVKEAKNLPNMDLFHKKLGDMFGLLPGNLSGKLEGNVSHKITSDPYVTISVANAVIGRTFVISNSENPVWMQHFYVPVAHHAAEVQFAVKDSDVVGSQIMGAVGIPVEQLYSGAVVEGTFPILNASGKACKPGAVLTLSIQYTPMEKVPLYHDGVGSGPEYQGVPGTYFPLRRGGKVTLYQDAHVHDGTLPNLRLDHGMQYVHGSCWHDIFTAISQARRLIYITGWSVYHLVRLVRDNESKADTTLGTLLKTKSQEGVRVLLLVWDDPTSRSILGYKTEGIMQTHDEETRRFFKHSTVQVLLCPRAAGKGHSWAKKQEVETIYTHHQKTVIVDADAGNYRRKIVAFVGGLDLCMGRYDTPQHHIFRTLQTVHKDDFHNPNYTGAAAGCPREPWHDLHSQVDGPAAYDILTNFEERWMRASKPHGIQKIRKSHEDSLLRIERIPEILGITEGSMNEDDPECWHAQVFRSIDSNSVKGFPKDPKEAPGRNLVCGKNVLIDMSIHTAYVKAIRAAQHFIYIENQYFLGSSYNWSNYKNLGANNLIPMEIALKIANKIKANERFCAYIVIPMWPEGVPTSTPTQRILFWQHNTMQMMYGVIYKALVEAGLDKTYEPQDYLNFFCLGNREAQDQSVPQAKISNGTNTPQALSTKSRRFMIYVHSKGMIVDDEYVLLGSANINQRSLEGSRDTEIAMGAYQPHHTYARKRYSPRGQIYGYRMSLWAEHIGMLEQCFEQPESIDCARRVRYLSELNWKQFAAEEVTEMNGHLMKYPVQVDPTGKVSPLPGCATFPDMGGNIVGTFAGLQENLTI from the exons ATGGCTGAACCTGTTTTTTCACATTCACAATCTGATGCTTCAAATCATGGCCAAGGTGTTCAGATTTTGCCATTTAAGACCTCCAAAGTGTCTTTAAAATTTTTGTTGTTACATGGGAATTTAGATATTTGGGTGAAGGAAGCCAAGAACCTTCCTAACATGGACTTGTTTCATAAGAAATTAGGGGACATGTTTGGGTTGTTACCAGGTAATTTAAGCGGAAAACTTGAAGGGAATGTGTCTCATAAGATTACAAGTGATCCCTATGTCACAATTTCTGTGGCTAATGCTGTAATTGGTAGGACTTTTGTGATTAGTAATAGTGAGAACCCTGTGTGGATGCAGCATTTTTATGTTCCTGTTGCGCATCATGCTGCAGAAGTGCAGTTTGCTGTTAAAGACAGCGATGTTGTGGGCTCTCAGATTATGGGAGCTGTTGGCATTCCTGTTGAGCAATTATACTCTGGGGCAGTTGTTGAAGGTACTTTTCCGATCCTTAATGCAAGTGGGAAGGCATGTAAACCTGGGGCGGTCTTAACTCTTTCGATTCAGTATACCCCAATGGAAAAGGTTCCCCTGTATCATGATGGGGTGGGATCAGGTCCAGAATATCAAGGCGTTCCTGGTACTTACTTTCCTCTTAGGAGAGGCGGAAAGGTTACTCTTTATCAAGATGCACATGTCCATGATGGCACCCTTCCAAACTTGAGGCTTGATCATGGTATGCAGTATGTGCATGGAAGTTGCTGGCATGATATTTTTACTGCTATAAGTCAGGCTCGTCGTCTTATATACATTACTGGGTGGTCAGTGTATCATCTGGTCAGACTTGTTCGTGATAATGAGAGTAAAGCGGATACCACACTGGGAACCCTTCTTAAGACAAAGTCACAGGAAGGTGTCCGAGTGCTGCTGCTTGTATGGGATGATCCTACATCAAGGAGCATTTTGGGCTATAAGACG GAGGGGATTATGCAAACTCACGATGAGGAAACAAGACGCTTTTTCAAGCACTCCACAGTGCAAGTGCTGCTTTGTCCCCGAGCTGCTGGTAAGGGGCATAGCTGGGCCAAAAAGCAG GAAGTGGAAACAATCTACACTCATCATCAGAAGACGGTTATTGTCGATGCTGATGCAGGAAATTACAGGAGAAAGATTGTAGCATTTGTTGGAGGTCTTGATTTATGCATGGGGAGATATGATACTCCACAACATCATATATTTAGAACATTACAAACTGTGCACAAAGACGACTTTCACAATCCCAATTACACG GGTGCTGCTGCTGGTTGTCCAAGAGAACCATGGCATGATCTGCACAGTCAAGTTGATGGTCCAGCAGCTTACGATATACTTACTAACTTTGAGGAAAGATGGATGCGGGCTTCAAAGCCTCATGGGATTCAGAAAATAAGGAAGTCGCATGAAGATTCGTTACTGAGAATTGAACGAATTCCTGAAATATTGGGAATCACGGAAGGATCCATGAATGAGGATGACCCCGAATGCTGGCATGCACAG GTGTTTCGTTCAATAGACTCCAACTCTGTTAAAGGCTTTCCCAAAGACCCAAAAGAAGCTCCTGGAAGG AACTTGGTATGTGGGAAGAACGTACTGATAGACATGAGTATACATACAGCATATGTTAAGGCCATTCGTGCTGCCCAGCATTTCATATACATTGAAAACCAATATTTCCTTGGTTCATCATATAACTGGTCCAACTATAAGAACTTAG GTGCGAACAACTTGATACCTATGGAAATCGCTCTCAAAATTGCAAATAAAATCAAAGCAAATGAGAGATTTTGTGCATATATAGTAATCCCTATGTGGCCCGAGGGTGTTCCTACAAGTACTCCTACTCAGAGGATCCTATTTTGGCAG CATAATACCATGCAAATGATGTATGGAGTAATTTACAAGGCCTTAGTGGAGGCAGGGCTTGATAAAACATATGAGCCTCAAGACTATTTGAACTTTTTCTGCCTTGGTAATCGGGAGGCACAAGATCAAAGTGTTCCTCAAGCTAAAATTTCAAATGGCACCAATACTCCCCAG GCACTCAGTACAAAAAGTCGACGATTTATGATTTATGTACATTCAAAAGGCATGATAGTGGATGACGAGTACGTATTACTTGGCTCTGCTAACATCAACCAACGTTCCTTAGAAGGCTCCAGAGACACTGAGATTGCAATGGGTGCATATCAGCCTCATCATACTTATGCACGGAAACGTTACAGTCCCCGTGGCCAG ATCTATGGATATAGAATGTCGCTCTGGGCAGAGCACATTGGTATGCTGGAACAATGCTTTGAGCAACCAGAAAGCATTGATTGTGCGAGACGGGTAAGATACCTAAGTGAGTTGAACTGGAAACAATTTGCAGCTGAGGAAGTAACTGAAATGAACGGTCATCTCATGAAGTACCCAGTGCAAGTGGATCCAACAGGAAAGGTGAGCCCTCTTCCTGGCTGCGCTACGTTCCCAGATATGGGTGGGAACATCGTCGGCACGTTTGCTGGGCTTCAAGAAAATCTGACTATTTAA
- the LOC141686328 gene encoding uncharacterized protein LOC141686328: protein MRPDLKETLQLYLAVSDRTLGAVLVKNYEGNQYPVFYVSHVLKDAETRYPNAEKFAFGLVMASRKLRHYFQGRTVQVVTSQTLKKILTRPEASGRVVAWSIELGEFDLEYIPRTAIKAQALADFMVECTFSGPKDLSPDEPLIRIPGKWKLFVDGSVAEKKCGAGLILSSPEGFEICQAIRFDFPLTNNEVEYEAILAGMKLARSLEAKHLRAFSDSMLVVKHFTGEYEQRDPRTKAYAAKVRDASSSFKTFELSQIGRENNSRADALSRLASAVTQNLTGSIYLTEAKMP from the coding sequence ATGAGGCCCGATCTGAAGGAAACTCTTCAGCTTTATCTAGCTGTGTCCGACAGAACTCTGGGGGCCGTCCTTGTGAAAAATTATGAAGGTAATCAATATCCTGTGTTTTACGTGTCCCATGTCCTCAAGGACGCAGAGACAAGGTACCCCAACGCTGAAAAATTCGCATTTGGGTTGGTTATGGCCTCCCGAAAATTGCGACATTATTTCCAAGGCCGGACGGTCCAAGTTGTCACCAGCCAAACTCTGAAGAAAATTTTGACTAGGCCTGAAGCCTCTGGGAGAGTCGTAGCATGGTCCATCGAACTCGGGGAATTTGATCTCGAATACATTCCCCGAACGGCAATTAAGGCCCAGGCTTTGGCCGACTTCATGGTTGAGTGCACATTCTCGGGTCCGAAGGATCTTTCTCCTGATGAACCACTAATCCGGATCCCCGGAAAGTGGAAGCTCTTTGTAGATGGGTCGGTAGCCGAAAAAAAGTGTGGGGCCGGCTTGATCCTCTCCAGCCCCGAAGGATTTGAAATATGCCAAGCCATAAGGTTCGACTTCCCCTTGACAAATAATGAGGTCGAATATGAGGCCATCCTCGCAGGAATGAAGCTTGCCCGAAGCCTCGAGGCGAAGCACCTAAGGGCCTTCAGCGACTCCATGTTGGTCGTGAAACACTTTACGGGGGAGTATGAACAAAGGGATCCCCGAACAAAAGCCTATGCTGCCAAGGTACGCGATGCTTCTTCATCATTTAAAACCTTTGAACTAAGTCAAATTGGCAGAGAGAACAATTCTAGGGCAGATGCTCTTTCCAGGCTAGCTTCGGCTGTGACACAGAACTTAACTGGTTCTATTTACCTCACCGAAGCCAAGATGCCTTAG
- the LOC141684607 gene encoding homeobox protein knotted-1-like 7, giving the protein MQEQFMGMMGSTSSVGGGLGDHVSGDQRLKAEMASHPLYEQVLAAHVSCLRVATPVDELPLIDAQLNQSHHILSSYLQQHNNNHSPLSAHERQELDNFLAQYLLVLCSFKEQLQQHVRVHAVEAVMACREIEQNLQALTGVSLDEGSGATMSDDEGEVHMDYSFDQSGNDAHDMMGFGLPTESERSLMERVRQELKIELKQGFRSKIEDVREEILRKRRAGKLPGDTTSVLKEWWHQHSKWPYPTEDDKAKLVQETGLQLKQINNWFINQRKRNWHNSSNSATDLKSKRKR; this is encoded by the exons ATGCAAGAGCAATTTATGGGGATGATGGGAAGTACTAGTAGTGTTGGCGGTGGTTTAGGTGATCATGTTTCTGGTGATCAACGACTGAAGGCGGAGATGGCAAGTCATCCATTATATGAACAAGTTCTGGCTGCCCATGTTTCGTGTCTCAGGGTGGCGACCCCAGTTGATGAGTTGCCACTTATTGATGCGCAGCTCAATCAATCGCATCATATTCTTAGCTCTTATCTCCAACAACATAACAATAATCATAGTCCTCTTTCAGCTCATGAGAGACAAGAGCTAGACAACTTCTTG GCACAGTACTTGTTAGTTTTGTGTTCATTTAAAGAACAGCTACAGCAACATGTCAGAGTTCATGCTGTTGAAGCTGTCATGGCCTGCCGGGAAATTGAGCAGAACTTACAAGCTTTGACTG GAGTATCTCTAGATGAAGGAAGTGGAGCAACTATGTCGGATGATGAGGGTGAAGTGCATATGGATTACTCTTTCGATCAGTCGGGGAATGACGCACATGACATGATGGGATTTGGCCTTCCAACAGAATCCGAAAGGTCCCTCATGGAGAGAGTCCGGCAAGAGTTGAAGATTGAGCTAAAACAG GGATTTAGATCAAAGATTGAAGATGTTAGGGAAGAGATTCTGAGAAAGAGAAGGGCAGGTAAATTACCTGGTGACACTACTTCAGTGCTTAAGGAATGGTGGCACCAACATTCCAAGTGGCCTTACCCAACT GAAGATGATAAAGCAAAGCTGGTACAAGAAACAGGGTTGCAGCTAAAGCAAATAAACAACTGGTTCATTAACCAAAGGAAGCGCAACTGGCACAACTCCTCAAATTCAGCAACAGATCTCAAGTCTAAGCGCAAAAGATAG